In one Alnus glutinosa chromosome 12, dhAlnGlut1.1, whole genome shotgun sequence genomic region, the following are encoded:
- the LOC133851604 gene encoding rhamnogalacturonate lyase B-like isoform X1 has translation MEKVTWSRQWGSLVGCLGAILLVFFFFADHSGQNTSARRVLWSAKGQKSLEVKLYTDNNQLVMLDNGLVQINLSIPDGHVLGINSNGIPDLLDDHNGREDRGYWDVVWNEPGGPSIFERTVGANFTVLTQNEDQIELSFSKIWDISLRGKSVPLNIDKRYILRRGISGYYSYAVFERLEGWPEVEIDQIRIVYKLRSDKFRYMALSDERQRIMPTMEDREHGQPLAYPEAVLLTDPSDPKLRGEVDDKYQYSLENEDNKVHGWISADPPVGFWIITPSNEFRTGGPIKQDLTSHAGPIALSMFVSTHYAGKDLGMSFEEGEPWKKVFGPIFVYLNSLSSPPNNPQRLWANAKEQILSEVDSWPYNFTQSEDFLSSDQRGTVAGQLLVLDRYINEKLMWAQSAYVGLAAPGEVGSWQRESKGYQFWTQADEKGYFIIKNVLPGEYNLYGWVPGFIGDYKNDTMITIKPGGEVQMDVLVYEPPRHGPTLWEIGIPDRTAGEFYVPDPYPTLMNRLYNNQPAQKFRQYGLWERYADLYRYQDLIYTIDVSDYRKDWFFAHVTRRINNGTYGAATWQIVFELESVNNDGNYTLQLALASANEADLEVRFNDASAMPSHFSTGLIGRENAIARHGIHGLYWLASVDVASNVLQQGSNTIYLTQSKSRTPFQGVMYDYLRLEGPPAS, from the exons ATGGAGAAGGTAACCTGGAGTAGGCAATGGGGTTCGCTTGTTGGGTGCTTAGGAGCGATTTTGCTggtgttcttcttctttgctgATCATTCTGGTCAGAATACCTCAGCTAG GAGAGTTCTATGGAGCGCCAAAGGCCAAAAATCTCTTGAGGTGAAGCTGTATACCGACAACAATCAGCTG GTGATGTTGGATAATGGCCTCGTCCAAATCAATTTGTCAATACCGGATGGTCACGTCCTGGGGATAAACTCCAATGGTATCCCTGACCTACTTGACGATCATAATGGAAGAGAAGATAGAGG GTATTGGGACGTAGTTTGGAATGAGCCAGGAGGTCCAAGTATCTTTGAGAg AACAGTAGGAGCAAACTTCACAGTTTTAACCCAGAATGAAGACCAAATAGAGCTTTCTTTTAGTAAGATATGGGATATTTCGCTTCGTGGAAAAAGTGTTCCCTTAAATATAGACAAAAG GTACATATTGCGGCGGGGGATTTCGGGATATTATTCATACGCAGTGTTTGAGCGGCTTGAAGGATGGCCGGAGGTGGAGATTGATCAAATTAGGATTGTCTACAAGCTCCGAAGTGAcaa ATTTCGCTACATGGCGCTATCGGATGAGAGGCAGAGGATCATGCCAACAATGGAAGACCGTGAACATGGTCAGCCCCTCGCCTACCCTGAGGCCGTTCTTTTGACCGATCCAAGCGACCCTAAACTTAGAGGAGAG GTGGATGACAAGTACCAGTACTCTTTAGAGAACGAGGATAATAAGGTTCACGGATGGATATCCGCCGACCCACCTGTTGGATTCTGGATCATAACACCCAGCAATGAGTTCCGTACAGGGGGGCCCATCAAGCAAGACCTCACCTCCCATGCCGGGCCCATTGCCCTCTCT ATGTTTGTGAGCACTCACTATGCTGGGAAGGACTTAGGGATGAGCTTTGAAGAGGgagagccatggaagaaagttTTTGGTCCCATATTTGTGTATCTTAACTCACTTTCCAGTCCTCCAAACAATCCCCAACGACTTTGGGCAAACGCTAAAGAGCAG ATATTGAGCGAAGTGGATAGCTGGCCATACAATTTCACCCAATCGGAAGACTTCCTTTCTTCTGATCAACGTGGAACGGTTGCGGGTCAATTGCTAGTCCTTGACCG GTACATCAATGAGAAACTAATGTGGGCGCAATCTGCTTACGTGGGCTTGGCGGCTCCCGGAGAAGTCGGTTCATGGCAAAGAGAAAGCAAG GGTTATCAATTCTGGACCCAGGCTGACGAGAAGggatattttataataaaaaacgTACTACCCGGGGAGTATAATTTGTATGGATGGGTCCCTGGTTTTATCGGTGATTATAAGAATGATACCATGATTACTATTAAACCAG GTGGGGAGGTCCAAATGGATGTCCTTGTGTATGAGCCTCCAAGACATGGTCCTACTTTGTGGGAAATTGGGATCCCAGACCGCACCGCTGGAGAGTTCTATGTACCCGACCCGTACCCGACGCTCATGAACAGATTGTACAACAATCAACCAGCTCAAAA GTTCAGGCAATATGGATTGTGGGAACGGTATGCAGACTTGTACCGTTATCAGGATCTCATATACACAATTGATGTTAGTGATTATCGGAAGGATTGGTTCTTTGCCCATGTTACCag GCGAATAAATAATGGGACGTATGGAGCAGCAACATGGCAAATCGTGTTTGAACTTGAAAGTGTGAACAACGACGGAAATTACACACTCCAGTTGGCCTTGGCGTCGGCCAATGAAGCTGATTtggag GTTCGGTTCAACGATGCGAGTGCCATGCCTTCACACTTTTCAACGGGACTTATTGGAAGAGAAAATGCCATCGCGAGGCACGGCATTCATGGATTATATTGGTTGGCCAGCGTAGACGTAGCAAGTAATGTATTGCAACAAGGAAGCAACACAATATATCTAACACAATCGAAGAGCAGAACTCCTTTCCAAGGAGTCATGTACGACTACCTTCGTTTAGAAGGGCCTCCGGCCTCCTGA
- the LOC133851799 gene encoding probable mannitol dehydrogenase, giving the protein MNKAPEEEHPVKAFGWAARDASGHLSPFNFSRRETKDDDVRFKVLYCGICHSDLHSIKNEWGFSTYPLVPGHEITGEVTEVGSKVKKVKVGDKVGVGCMVGACHSCENCNKDLENYCPQWILTFGSVYHDGTITYGGYSDTMVANQRYIVRFPDNMPLDAGAPLLCAGITVYSPLKYFGLAEPGKNIGVVGLGGLGHVAVKFAKAFGAKVTVISTSISKKDEALEHLGADSFLLSNDQEQVQAAQGTLDGIIDTVSAPHPILPLMGILKSHGKLVMVGLPNKPLELSVFPLITGRKMVTGSGIGGMKETQEMIDFAAKHNITADVEVISMEYVNKAMERLAKGDVRYRFVIDIGNTLDATKP; this is encoded by the exons ATGAACAAGGCACCAGAAGAAGAACACCCCGTGAAGGCCTTTGGGTGGGCAGCTAGGGACGCATCTGGGCATCTCTCGCCCTTTAACTTCTCTAGAAG GGAAACAAAGGATGATGATGTCAGGTTTAAGGTGTTGTATTGTGGAATATGTCACTCCGACCTTCACAGCATCAAGAATGAATGGGGCTTCTCTACTTACCCTCTTGTTCCTGG GCACGAAATTACTGGGGAAGTGACAGAAGTAGGTAGCAAGGTAAAGAAAGTTAAAGTTGGAGACAAAGTGGGTGTTGGATGCATGGTCGGTGCATGCCACTCCTGCGAGAACTGTAACAAAGACCTTGAAAATTACTGTCCCCAATGGATACTCACCTTCGGTTCCGTTTACCATGATGGAACAATCACATATGGAGGCTACTCAGATACTATGGTAGCTAACCAGCGCTACATAGTCCGATTCCCGGATAACATGCCACTTGACGCTGGTGCTCCCCTTCTTTGTGCCGGGATCACAGTGTATAGTCCCCTAAAATATTTTGGTTTAGCCGAGCCAGGTAAGAACATTGGAGTTGTTGGCCTAGGCGGGCTTGGTCACGTGGCTGTCAAATTTGCCAAGGCTTTTGGGGCGAAAGTGACGGTAATTAGCACCTCCATTAGCAAGAAGGATGAAGCTTTGGAACATCTTGGTGCTGACTCATTTTTACTTAGCAATGACCAAGAACAAGTCCAG GCTGCTCAAGGCACTTTGGATGGTATCATTGACACAGTATCTGCTCCTCACCCTATTTTGCCATTAATGGGTATATTGAAGTCTCATGGAAAGCTTGTTATGGTGGGTTTACCGAACAAGCCGCTGGAGCTATCTGTCTTTCCTCTAATTACAG GAAGGAAGATGGTTACGGGGAGTGGCATAGGAGGAATGAAGGAGACACAAGAGATGATTGACTTTGCGGCAAAACACAACATCACCGCAGACGTTGAGGTTATTTCAATGGAGTATGTCAACAAGGCAATGGAGCGTCTTGCTAAGGGTGATGTTAGATACCGATTTGTCATTGACATTGGAAACACCTTGGATGCAACCAAACCTTGA
- the LOC133851604 gene encoding rhamnogalacturonate lyase B-like isoform X2 — translation MLDNGLVQINLSIPDGHVLGINSNGIPDLLDDHNGREDRGYWDVVWNEPGGPSIFERTVGANFTVLTQNEDQIELSFSKIWDISLRGKSVPLNIDKRYILRRGISGYYSYAVFERLEGWPEVEIDQIRIVYKLRSDKFRYMALSDERQRIMPTMEDREHGQPLAYPEAVLLTDPSDPKLRGEVDDKYQYSLENEDNKVHGWISADPPVGFWIITPSNEFRTGGPIKQDLTSHAGPIALSMFVSTHYAGKDLGMSFEEGEPWKKVFGPIFVYLNSLSSPPNNPQRLWANAKEQILSEVDSWPYNFTQSEDFLSSDQRGTVAGQLLVLDRYINEKLMWAQSAYVGLAAPGEVGSWQRESKGYQFWTQADEKGYFIIKNVLPGEYNLYGWVPGFIGDYKNDTMITIKPGGEVQMDVLVYEPPRHGPTLWEIGIPDRTAGEFYVPDPYPTLMNRLYNNQPAQKFRQYGLWERYADLYRYQDLIYTIDVSDYRKDWFFAHVTRRINNGTYGAATWQIVFELESVNNDGNYTLQLALASANEADLEVRFNDASAMPSHFSTGLIGRENAIARHGIHGLYWLASVDVASNVLQQGSNTIYLTQSKSRTPFQGVMYDYLRLEGPPAS, via the exons ATGTTGGATAATGGCCTCGTCCAAATCAATTTGTCAATACCGGATGGTCACGTCCTGGGGATAAACTCCAATGGTATCCCTGACCTACTTGACGATCATAATGGAAGAGAAGATAGAGG GTATTGGGACGTAGTTTGGAATGAGCCAGGAGGTCCAAGTATCTTTGAGAg AACAGTAGGAGCAAACTTCACAGTTTTAACCCAGAATGAAGACCAAATAGAGCTTTCTTTTAGTAAGATATGGGATATTTCGCTTCGTGGAAAAAGTGTTCCCTTAAATATAGACAAAAG GTACATATTGCGGCGGGGGATTTCGGGATATTATTCATACGCAGTGTTTGAGCGGCTTGAAGGATGGCCGGAGGTGGAGATTGATCAAATTAGGATTGTCTACAAGCTCCGAAGTGAcaa ATTTCGCTACATGGCGCTATCGGATGAGAGGCAGAGGATCATGCCAACAATGGAAGACCGTGAACATGGTCAGCCCCTCGCCTACCCTGAGGCCGTTCTTTTGACCGATCCAAGCGACCCTAAACTTAGAGGAGAG GTGGATGACAAGTACCAGTACTCTTTAGAGAACGAGGATAATAAGGTTCACGGATGGATATCCGCCGACCCACCTGTTGGATTCTGGATCATAACACCCAGCAATGAGTTCCGTACAGGGGGGCCCATCAAGCAAGACCTCACCTCCCATGCCGGGCCCATTGCCCTCTCT ATGTTTGTGAGCACTCACTATGCTGGGAAGGACTTAGGGATGAGCTTTGAAGAGGgagagccatggaagaaagttTTTGGTCCCATATTTGTGTATCTTAACTCACTTTCCAGTCCTCCAAACAATCCCCAACGACTTTGGGCAAACGCTAAAGAGCAG ATATTGAGCGAAGTGGATAGCTGGCCATACAATTTCACCCAATCGGAAGACTTCCTTTCTTCTGATCAACGTGGAACGGTTGCGGGTCAATTGCTAGTCCTTGACCG GTACATCAATGAGAAACTAATGTGGGCGCAATCTGCTTACGTGGGCTTGGCGGCTCCCGGAGAAGTCGGTTCATGGCAAAGAGAAAGCAAG GGTTATCAATTCTGGACCCAGGCTGACGAGAAGggatattttataataaaaaacgTACTACCCGGGGAGTATAATTTGTATGGATGGGTCCCTGGTTTTATCGGTGATTATAAGAATGATACCATGATTACTATTAAACCAG GTGGGGAGGTCCAAATGGATGTCCTTGTGTATGAGCCTCCAAGACATGGTCCTACTTTGTGGGAAATTGGGATCCCAGACCGCACCGCTGGAGAGTTCTATGTACCCGACCCGTACCCGACGCTCATGAACAGATTGTACAACAATCAACCAGCTCAAAA GTTCAGGCAATATGGATTGTGGGAACGGTATGCAGACTTGTACCGTTATCAGGATCTCATATACACAATTGATGTTAGTGATTATCGGAAGGATTGGTTCTTTGCCCATGTTACCag GCGAATAAATAATGGGACGTATGGAGCAGCAACATGGCAAATCGTGTTTGAACTTGAAAGTGTGAACAACGACGGAAATTACACACTCCAGTTGGCCTTGGCGTCGGCCAATGAAGCTGATTtggag GTTCGGTTCAACGATGCGAGTGCCATGCCTTCACACTTTTCAACGGGACTTATTGGAAGAGAAAATGCCATCGCGAGGCACGGCATTCATGGATTATATTGGTTGGCCAGCGTAGACGTAGCAAGTAATGTATTGCAACAAGGAAGCAACACAATATATCTAACACAATCGAAGAGCAGAACTCCTTTCCAAGGAGTCATGTACGACTACCTTCGTTTAGAAGGGCCTCCGGCCTCCTGA